The Eleutherodactylus coqui strain aEleCoq1 chromosome 6, aEleCoq1.hap1, whole genome shotgun sequence genome window below encodes:
- the LOC136571961 gene encoding probable serine/threonine-protein kinase clkA, whose product MTGPVVCAPDTGHAERYSKNYNSQQAERYSKNYNSQQAERYSKDYNSQQAERYSKNYNSQQAERYSKNYNSQQAEHYSKNYNSQQAERYSKNYNSQQAEHYSKNYNSQQAEHYSKNYNSQQAELYNKNYNSQQTERYSKNYNSQQAELYNKNYNSQPAERYTQYYNSQQAEHYSKNYNSQQAERYSKNYNSQQAERYSKNYNSQQAERYSKNYNSQLTERYTHNYNSQQAELYTQNYNSQQAELYSKDYNSQQAELYTQNYNSQQAKSYRKNDNSQQNERYTLNYNSQQAKRYNKNHNSQQAERYSKNYNSQQAKRYNKNYNSQQAERYSKNYNSQQAKHCSKNYNSQQAERYSKNYNSQQAERYSKNYNSQQAKLYNKNYNSQQAERYSKNYNTQQTERYSKNYNSQQAERYSIKITTPSRLSSTVRTTTLSEPSATPRTTNPSRPSFTIKNYNSKQTKRYNKNYNSQQAKRYTHNYNNQQAERYSKNYNSQQAEHYSKNYNSLQAKCYNKNHNSQQAELYPL is encoded by the exons ATGACGGGACCTGTAGTCTGCGCCCCAGACACCGGTCAT gcCGAGCGATACAgtaagaactacaactcccagcaggccgagCGCTACAgtaagaactacaactcccagcaggccgagCGCTACAgtaaggactacaactcccagcaggccgagCGCTACAgtaagaactacaactcccagcaggccgagCGCTACAgtaagaactacaactcccagcaggccgagcactacagtaagaactacaactcccagcaggccgagCGCTACAgtaagaactacaactcccagcaggccgagcactacagtaagaactacaactcccagcaggccgaacactacagtaagaactacaactcccagcaggctgaGCTTTATAataagaactacaactcccagcagaccgAGCGCTACAgtaagaactacaactcccagcaggctgaGCTTTATAataagaactacaactcccagccggcCGAGCGCTACACtcagtactacaactcccagcaggccgagcactacagtaagaactacaactcccagcaggccgagCGATACAgtaagaactacaactcccagcaggccgagCGCTACAgtaagaactacaactcccagcaggccgagCGCTACAgtaagaactacaactcccagctg ACCGAGCGCTACACtcacaactacaactcccagcaggctgaGCTGTACActcagaactacaactcccagcaggccgaaCTCTACAgtaaggactacaactcccagcaggctgaGCTGTACActcagaactacaactcccagcaggccaagaGCTACCGTAAAAACGACAACTCCCAGCAGAACGAGCGTTACACtctgaactacaactcccagcaggccaagCGCTACAATAagaaccacaactcccagcaggccgagCGCTACAgtaagaactacaactcccagcaggccaagCGCTACAataagaactacaactcccagcaggccgagCGCTACAgtaagaactacaactcccagcag gccaagcactgcagtaaaaattacaactcccagcaggccgagCGCTACAgtaagaactacaactcccaacaggcCGAGCGCTACAgtaagaactacaactcccagcaggccaagCTTTATAataagaactacaactcccagcaggccgagCGCTACAGTAagaactacaacacccagcagaCCGAGCGCTacagtaaaaactacaactcccagcaggccgagCGCTACAGTATAAaaattacaactcccagcaggctgaGCTCTACAGtaagaactacaactctcagtgAGCCGAGCGCTACACCcagaactacaaatcccagcaggcCGAGCTTTACAATTAAGAACTACAACTCCAAGCAGACTAAGCGTTATAataagaactacaactcccagcaggccaagCGCTACACTCACAACTACAACAACCAGCAGGCCGAGCGCTACAgtaagaactacaactcccagcaggccgagCACTACAGTAAGAACTACAACTCCCTGCAGGCCAAGTGCTACAATAagaaccacaactcccagcaggccgagCTTTACCCACTGTAG